The following coding sequences lie in one Chitinophagaceae bacterium genomic window:
- a CDS encoding response regulator transcription factor, whose product MLTAIIVDDELKGRQFLRQLLEKFIPQVKVAGEAANATEAKELIHAIHPELVFLDIEMPGKTGIELLKEIADIKFEVIFVTAFNTYAVEAFKLGAVDYLLKPVSPPELTRAVERAEKYIGLRVQQKQKFDTLAEQYGKPFSKITVPNLSGFEFVDFSEIIFMQSEGNYTHIRLAGGKKIMATRLLGEFEEMLMPYNFFRVHKSFIINLVHMKKYTKGDGGVVMMSDGSEIDVARRSKDAFLKRIQL is encoded by the coding sequence ATGCTCACTGCTATCATAGTTGATGATGAACTCAAGGGGCGTCAGTTTCTTCGGCAATTGCTGGAGAAATTTATTCCACAGGTGAAAGTTGCAGGTGAAGCCGCCAATGCAACAGAAGCAAAAGAACTGATTCATGCTATACATCCTGAACTGGTTTTTCTTGACATAGAAATGCCGGGCAAAACAGGCATTGAGTTGCTGAAAGAAATTGCAGACATCAAATTTGAAGTGATTTTTGTGACTGCATTCAACACTTACGCGGTGGAAGCATTCAAACTGGGTGCCGTTGATTATTTGCTGAAGCCGGTTAGTCCGCCGGAATTAACAAGAGCTGTTGAACGCGCTGAAAAATATATCGGCTTGCGTGTGCAGCAGAAGCAAAAGTTTGATACCCTTGCCGAACAATACGGAAAACCATTTTCAAAGATTACGGTGCCCAACCTGAGCGGCTTTGAATTTGTTGACTTTTCTGAAATCATCTTTATGCAGAGTGAAGGTAACTACACACACATCCGGCTGGCCGGCGGAAAAAAAATAATGGCCACACGACTGCTCGGTGAATTTGAAGAAATGCTGATGCCTTACAATTTTTTCCGGGTACACAAATCGTTCATCATTAACCTGGTGCACATGAAGAAATATACAAAAGGCGATGGCGGCGTGGTAATGATGAGCGATGGCTCTGAAATTGACGTGGCCCGCAGAAGTAAAGATGCTTTTCTGAAAAGAATTCAATTGTAA
- a CDS encoding T9SS type A sorting domain-containing protein, giving the protein MKKMLPFLLSFLFCLLQYMNTANAQCSLTNTISGTACTGHTLTANVSATPCAIAWQQNGNTVHTEYPENWNGIGTTVAGGNGFGSGANQFGNQTQYSTASAGGIAVDADGNIYICDNPNNRVQKWAPGAPSGTTVAGGNGAGSGADQLNNPSDVFVDATGNIYVCDFYNARIQKWAPGATSGITVAGGNNFGSAANQFTNAFQIFVDASGNVYVSDNGNYRIQKWAPGATSGTTVAGGNGSGSADNQLGYANFIFVDGSGNLYIADYFNNRVQKWAPGATSGITIANLTGPRAIYVDAGGSMLVSSAGFNGNDRISLWHPGQSSGKTLMGKIDYSSDPNPFQTVSDMTLDYNGNIILIDAFNFRVQKFNVGNVTNTFIPSASGNYQAVAYSFGTGCDVTSNTIAVEPAPVVTSSANGALCGGSSVTLTATGGSTFTWQPGNLSGAEQTFVPLNTSTYSVTGNVNACVTEATINVLPTPEISVTGEACTGHLLTASLNSIPALLEWKLNGSVVKSSTPSWNPTAVTVAGGNGSGSGSNQFANTYAGILVDAAGNIYVSDAGNHRVQKWAPGATFGLTVAGGNGQGSADNQLYNPGGIFLDASGNLYIADQSNNRIQKWAPGAGSGTTVAGGNGFGGALNQLEYPSYVSVDESGNVYVLDGWDNARVMKWAPGATEGVVVAGGNGKGNAENQINLGTGMVRDNTGNIYVTDWYANRIQKWTPGATTGITIVSGLSSPNGLLLDGAGNFYVVNSPYVSPAYQSHIVRYRTGDYTWQDIIPATYGTAPNQLAGATNGYFDAAGNMYILDGVNRRIQRFSTAAISQTYASTSPGNYSVVATSFSGCQTTSNTINAILSPVTNSQAVSICAGSSGQLSVTGSSSYTWNPGNLSGSSISVNPSSTVTYTVTDNATSCTTQLMAFVAESSAPAISGTSCIDGTNLTGTVAKTPVTLEWKLNGSTVASSTATYSNNNMTVVAGGNGIGANLNQTKYPRGMALDVAGNVYVAEEQNHRVTKWAPGATEGVIVAGGNGSGPNANQFSSPEGIFVDKFNNIYVADQNNQRIQKWAPGATEGVTVAGGHGQGNALNQLSSPLSVYVDDAGNIYVPDQSNHRVVKWTPGALEGIVVAGGNGQGSSANQLYFPLQVTLDLQGNLYIADYSNHRIQKWEPGATSGTTVAGGNGAGFNSDQVGQPQGVAVDGAGNIYALSGYNSYITKWAPGATSGVYLAGYCCNPPGGVWGAYSLQADVSGNLYVADYVNCRVVRYNASLNIPALTPTVAGDYTLAATQFNGCVSSSPIHTVYGVAAITFTGNQYFCTGNSTTLDAGTHSTYQWSTGANTQTETFSSEGNYAVTVTDNGCSSTKNFSIAAQTPVVNTTANPAASCIGSPVQLISSLISGGIQKVTKIYDIDVSHLIGMFSTCDNANRYGYYYNSVGFNYNDIGGGTIASIKIEFNVGLDQNVAGTHTISGAATGSFLVPNVFAGCDVANPANFVTINATPAGYNVGGNNNIYFSNPYIFGLVPTAALNNYYARVTVTYNQPVVSYAWSPNNDTIPNPVVHPLSATTYTLTASSLGCSSTSTVNVSVATAPGDTALFGDHVWNVYAFNAGDFSDTGHSWNEAYSGYYVDNSLNFNTESKWSSVSSPSNAAGYVGCAVNNDNHSWSAKRKGFPCGTYLIDVPSHDDEAQLFINGVKVWEHIGANDYHANVWTGFLDDNSNVEFRVTEGAGNSFGSITITPQALITVNGPVKFCPGYSVQLTASSAGSYLWSTGETTQTISVNATGNYSVDMTTNGCTNTASQTITVAPLDTAIIYSNKSPDFSFCPSMKTIDLRTLSKPGITRTWSNGSHSIAIFPSVPGNYSLTISDVLGCTATSHVTVTSAVAGVDSSFGDNAWKVNAYSQGYYTEYYGYYTYGRAWFPQDYSGYYLDSTLNFNSEDKWNSDSNPSTAPGYQGCSIDDDYVSWSAKRQGFACGVYTIDILSHDDDAQLYIDGVIVWDHINGCCDQHFGVWTGALNASSKVEFRVDEMSGDDVGALQFTLQSGNVDFISVTGNPIVCTGQSYTLTSALLGTYEWSDGQTTNPAFAIASGSYNVTVTDAAGCALTANPVSVTIIAALAPVAHINASSNVVCDWNPVTLSSDSTIGNLWSTNETAQSISVSGVNLYTLTVTNSAGCFAESSIQINSGFTPPTPVATVSDTICAGSSATLSAGGLAPGGQVASFNGINQYVIVSQDIPEYDFTIEMWVKTTTANTGIFSVTDGYLGSNGHDRHIFLSNGQLSVRIYPSYSWNSGIQINDGQWHHIALTVQTGIGQKIYVDGIQSNFSNNDDHSDFDWQTEFNIGFSSDISSNFFNGQIDNVRIWSEARSQSELRNNMLSETPSSSTNLVYQALLNGNLDATAGSNGSAPNGITYTGADFYTYAWTGTGAPAAANSVTQTTAPLFASGAYSVTASAGLCGNSASASSNVVVLPSTEYYPDTDGDGFGDAGSPLVLLCAIPVSGYSLNNDDCNDALSSVHPGAIDICNSIDDNCNGITDENSVSAIVTAGGPTTFCSWSSVNLSASTSGAGSLSYQWLNESSVIPGATTTAYNTNVTGNYAMVISNGICTDTSSSMSVNVLAKPDAAITPSGIVSACKEVAVTFNANTGAGYTYQWYKGTVMIPGATTATHISMGSKQGYYNVLVTAPNGCYNHSDSTQLIRLNVPPSVINILNPADNPDLCINGKVKMRGTGGTGFTYLWLKNNVSTGVTTRDYTVTEEGNYKVQITNPYNCSKTSTAVSVFSSCRDNNSIATAVTPVMSVYPNPTDGHFAVSLSLFNSFNGDATVEVLNMLGQIVQSETVPVTDGELFKEMFMGNEIPAATYMLRIVADGQVFKEQVVVQY; this is encoded by the coding sequence ATGAAAAAGATGCTACCCTTTCTGCTGAGTTTTCTCTTCTGCTTATTACAGTACATGAACACCGCAAATGCACAATGCAGTTTGACGAACACGATCAGCGGAACAGCCTGTACAGGTCATACGCTAACAGCAAATGTGTCGGCCACACCTTGTGCAATTGCCTGGCAACAAAACGGCAATACCGTTCATACGGAATATCCGGAGAACTGGAACGGAATAGGAACTACTGTTGCCGGTGGTAACGGTTTTGGTAGCGGCGCCAATCAGTTTGGCAATCAAACGCAATACTCAACAGCATCAGCCGGTGGTATCGCCGTTGATGCAGATGGAAATATTTACATCTGCGATAACCCGAACAACAGGGTTCAAAAATGGGCACCCGGAGCCCCTTCAGGCACCACCGTAGCCGGCGGAAACGGTGCGGGCAGCGGTGCAGATCAGCTTAATAATCCATCAGATGTTTTTGTAGATGCAACGGGCAACATATATGTATGCGATTTTTACAATGCGCGTATTCAAAAATGGGCCCCGGGAGCCACGTCAGGGATTACCGTGGCCGGTGGCAATAACTTTGGATCTGCCGCCAACCAGTTTACCAATGCATTCCAGATTTTTGTGGACGCTTCGGGAAATGTTTATGTGTCAGACAATGGTAATTACAGAATACAAAAATGGGCGCCGGGTGCCACCTCAGGTACAACGGTAGCAGGCGGAAATGGGTCAGGCAGTGCAGACAATCAGCTAGGGTACGCTAACTTTATTTTTGTGGATGGATCCGGCAATCTTTATATAGCAGATTATTTTAACAACCGTGTTCAAAAATGGGCACCGGGAGCTACTTCTGGAATTACAATAGCCAACTTGACCGGACCCAGGGCTATTTATGTCGATGCAGGTGGCAGTATGCTGGTAAGTAGCGCAGGTTTTAATGGTAACGATAGAATATCGCTTTGGCATCCAGGACAATCATCAGGTAAAACATTGATGGGTAAAATAGATTATAGCAGTGACCCCAATCCTTTCCAGACTGTTTCAGACATGACACTTGATTACAATGGAAATATTATTCTGATTGATGCTTTCAATTTTCGGGTCCAGAAATTTAATGTTGGCAATGTCACCAACACATTTATTCCTTCAGCATCAGGAAACTACCAGGCTGTTGCTTACTCATTTGGTACAGGTTGCGATGTTACCAGTAACACAATTGCTGTGGAACCCGCTCCGGTGGTTACATCATCGGCCAATGGGGCATTATGCGGTGGCAGTAGTGTCACACTCACTGCAACAGGTGGCTCCACATTCACCTGGCAACCAGGCAACCTTTCCGGGGCCGAACAAACTTTTGTTCCACTTAATACAAGTACTTATTCAGTTACCGGAAATGTGAATGCCTGCGTAACTGAAGCCACCATTAATGTGTTGCCAACTCCTGAAATCTCTGTCACAGGTGAGGCCTGTACAGGCCACTTGCTAACGGCTTCGCTGAATTCAATTCCCGCTTTATTAGAATGGAAATTGAACGGAAGCGTTGTTAAGTCATCGACTCCATCCTGGAATCCAACAGCGGTAACAGTGGCAGGTGGTAATGGCAGCGGTTCAGGATCTAATCAGTTTGCCAACACTTACGCAGGCATTCTGGTAGATGCAGCAGGGAATATTTATGTTTCAGATGCTGGCAATCACCGTGTACAAAAATGGGCCCCGGGCGCAACATTCGGCCTTACCGTAGCAGGCGGCAACGGGCAAGGATCGGCTGACAATCAGCTTTACAATCCTGGTGGCATTTTTCTGGACGCCTCCGGTAATCTTTATATCGCCGACCAAAGCAACAACCGGATTCAGAAGTGGGCGCCGGGAGCCGGCAGCGGAACTACCGTTGCAGGCGGCAATGGATTTGGTGGCGCACTCAATCAATTAGAATATCCAAGCTACGTTTCTGTAGATGAATCAGGCAATGTATATGTTCTGGATGGCTGGGATAATGCCCGTGTCATGAAATGGGCACCCGGAGCCACCGAAGGCGTAGTGGTTGCAGGGGGCAATGGTAAAGGAAATGCCGAGAATCAAATCAACCTCGGTACTGGAATGGTGAGGGATAATACAGGTAATATTTATGTAACCGATTGGTATGCCAACAGGATTCAAAAATGGACACCGGGAGCAACCACAGGTATTACCATTGTATCCGGACTTAGCAGCCCTAATGGCTTATTATTGGACGGTGCCGGAAACTTCTATGTGGTGAACAGCCCTTATGTTTCGCCGGCCTATCAATCACACATCGTACGTTATCGAACAGGAGATTATACATGGCAGGATATTATTCCGGCTACTTACGGAACGGCCCCCAATCAACTGGCAGGAGCAACGAACGGTTATTTTGACGCTGCAGGAAATATGTATATACTGGATGGAGTAAACCGACGTATACAGCGATTTTCTACTGCTGCGATTTCGCAAACTTATGCTTCAACATCTCCCGGCAATTATTCAGTGGTTGCAACCTCATTTTCCGGTTGTCAGACCACTTCCAATACTATCAATGCAATATTGTCTCCTGTCACCAACTCACAGGCAGTGTCTATATGTGCAGGAAGCAGCGGTCAACTTTCTGTTACCGGCAGCAGCAGTTATACCTGGAATCCTGGTAACCTCAGCGGATCCTCCATCAGTGTGAATCCCTCCTCCACCGTAACCTACACTGTTACAGACAATGCAACTTCCTGTACTACGCAGCTCATGGCATTTGTTGCCGAATCATCTGCACCGGCCATTTCCGGAACTAGTTGCATTGATGGAACTAATCTTACGGGCACTGTAGCTAAAACACCTGTTACGCTTGAATGGAAATTGAATGGTTCAACCGTTGCTTCATCTACCGCTACCTATTCAAACAATAATATGACCGTGGTAGCCGGCGGAAATGGTATCGGAGCGAATCTGAATCAAACGAAGTATCCACGCGGAATGGCGCTCGATGTTGCAGGAAATGTGTATGTAGCGGAAGAACAAAATCATCGTGTAACCAAATGGGCACCCGGCGCGACGGAAGGAGTGATTGTTGCTGGTGGAAACGGATCCGGCCCTAATGCAAATCAATTTAGCTCACCGGAAGGAATTTTCGTTGACAAGTTTAATAATATATACGTAGCAGACCAAAACAATCAGCGTATTCAGAAATGGGCGCCAGGAGCCACAGAAGGGGTAACGGTAGCCGGAGGTCATGGACAAGGAAATGCATTGAATCAACTCAGTTCTCCATTGAGTGTTTATGTGGACGATGCAGGAAATATATACGTACCTGATCAGAGTAACCATCGGGTAGTAAAGTGGACGCCTGGTGCTTTAGAGGGCATTGTGGTGGCAGGGGGCAACGGGCAGGGTTCCTCAGCAAATCAATTATACTTTCCATTACAGGTTACCCTTGATCTGCAAGGCAATTTATACATTGCAGACTATAGCAATCACCGCATTCAGAAATGGGAGCCGGGTGCAACATCAGGCACCACTGTAGCGGGTGGAAATGGGGCCGGTTTCAATAGTGACCAGGTTGGACAACCGCAGGGTGTAGCAGTGGATGGTGCAGGTAATATATATGCTCTTAGTGGTTATAATAGTTACATTACTAAATGGGCGCCCGGTGCTACATCAGGTGTTTACCTGGCAGGTTATTGCTGCAATCCTCCCGGTGGTGTGTGGGGTGCATATTCACTTCAGGCAGACGTAAGTGGCAATCTGTATGTAGCAGATTATGTGAACTGCAGGGTGGTGCGCTACAATGCTTCCTTAAATATTCCTGCACTCACTCCTACTGTTGCGGGGGATTATACTTTAGCAGCAACCCAATTCAATGGTTGTGTGTCTTCTTCACCCATACATACGGTGTATGGCGTAGCTGCAATTACTTTTACAGGCAATCAATATTTCTGCACAGGAAATTCTACCACACTGGATGCAGGAACACATAGCACTTACCAATGGTCTACAGGCGCCAACACACAAACTGAAACCTTCAGCTCTGAAGGAAATTATGCAGTTACAGTAACTGACAACGGGTGTTCCTCTACTAAAAATTTTTCTATAGCAGCGCAGACACCAGTGGTCAATACGACTGCAAATCCTGCTGCCAGTTGTATTGGTAGTCCGGTACAGTTGATTTCCTCCCTTATTTCAGGTGGAATTCAAAAGGTTACCAAAATCTATGATATAGACGTCAGTCACCTGATTGGGATGTTTTCCACATGCGATAATGCTAACCGTTATGGATATTACTATAATTCAGTCGGTTTTAATTATAATGATATTGGAGGTGGGACAATTGCAAGCATCAAAATAGAATTTAATGTGGGACTCGATCAAAATGTAGCAGGTACGCATACTATTAGCGGGGCTGCCACCGGAAGTTTTTTAGTGCCAAATGTCTTCGCAGGTTGCGATGTAGCGAACCCTGCCAACTTTGTAACTATAAATGCAACTCCTGCCGGTTACAATGTTGGAGGCAACAATAATATTTACTTTTCCAATCCTTATATTTTTGGATTGGTGCCAACTGCTGCACTCAACAACTACTACGCAAGGGTTACCGTTACATACAATCAACCTGTCGTATCCTACGCATGGTCGCCAAATAATGATACGATCCCAAATCCTGTTGTTCATCCGCTTTCAGCAACTACTTACACCCTTACTGCTTCCAGCCTTGGATGCAGCAGTACCTCAACTGTAAATGTGAGTGTTGCAACTGCACCGGGAGATACTGCCCTGTTCGGTGATCATGTATGGAATGTTTATGCCTTTAATGCAGGAGATTTCTCTGATACGGGCCATTCCTGGAATGAAGCTTATTCCGGTTACTACGTTGACAATAGTCTCAATTTCAATACGGAGTCAAAATGGAGTTCAGTTTCCTCTCCTTCCAACGCTGCCGGTTATGTCGGTTGTGCCGTAAACAACGACAATCACTCCTGGTCTGCCAAGCGAAAAGGATTCCCCTGTGGCACTTATTTAATTGATGTGCCTTCTCATGATGATGAAGCCCAGCTCTTTATTAATGGTGTCAAAGTGTGGGAACACATTGGCGCGAACGATTATCACGCCAATGTATGGACAGGATTTCTGGACGACAATTCCAATGTTGAATTCAGAGTAACCGAAGGTGCCGGCAATTCATTCGGTTCTATCACCATTACACCTCAGGCACTCATTACTGTAAACGGGCCTGTTAAATTTTGTCCGGGATATTCTGTTCAACTGACTGCAAGCAGTGCAGGCAGTTACCTGTGGAGCACTGGTGAAACCACTCAAACTATTTCTGTAAATGCTACAGGCAATTATTCTGTGGACATGACGACCAATGGCTGCACAAATACCGCTTCACAAACCATTACCGTTGCACCTTTGGATACTGCAATAATTTATTCGAATAAAAGTCCGGATTTTAGTTTTTGTCCATCGATGAAAACCATTGATCTTCGAACGCTATCTAAGCCCGGCATCACCAGAACATGGAGCAACGGAAGTCATTCAATAGCAATTTTCCCAAGTGTTCCCGGAAATTATTCGCTCACCATTTCAGATGTACTTGGTTGCACAGCTACTTCACATGTTACAGTTACCTCTGCTGTTGCAGGAGTTGATTCCAGCTTCGGTGATAATGCCTGGAAAGTGAATGCCTATTCGCAGGGCTATTACACTGAGTACTATGGGTATTATACCTATGGACGTGCCTGGTTTCCACAAGACTATTCAGGCTACTATCTCGACAGCACGCTCAATTTCAATTCAGAAGATAAATGGAATAGTGATTCCAATCCCTCCACCGCTCCCGGATACCAGGGTTGCAGCATTGATGATGATTATGTTTCCTGGAGTGCAAAAAGGCAGGGATTCGCATGTGGTGTTTACACGATTGATATTCTAAGTCATGATGATGATGCGCAGTTGTATATTGATGGGGTGATTGTTTGGGATCACATTAATGGTTGCTGTGATCAGCACTTTGGTGTTTGGACAGGTGCTTTAAACGCCAGCTCAAAAGTAGAATTCAGGGTAGATGAAATGTCAGGAGATGACGTAGGTGCACTTCAATTTACACTGCAAAGTGGCAATGTTGACTTTATTAGCGTAACCGGAAATCCAATTGTCTGCACCGGACAGTCTTATACGCTTACCTCAGCACTCCTGGGAACTTATGAATGGTCTGATGGGCAAACAACCAATCCTGCCTTTGCTATAGCATCTGGTAGTTATAACGTAACAGTTACGGATGCAGCAGGCTGCGCATTAACAGCTAATCCGGTTTCAGTAACCATTATTGCCGCACTGGCTCCTGTGGCACACATCAACGCTTCTTCGAATGTTGTTTGCGACTGGAATCCTGTAACACTCAGCTCCGACAGCACCATTGGAAATTTGTGGAGTACCAATGAAACCGCACAAAGTATTTCTGTAAGTGGCGTTAACCTTTATACACTGACGGTGACCAACAGTGCGGGTTGCTTTGCCGAGAGTTCGATTCAAATCAACAGTGGATTTACACCTCCAACACCTGTCGCGACGGTGAGTGATACCATTTGCGCTGGCAGTAGTGCTACTCTTTCTGCCGGAGGATTAGCTCCCGGCGGACAAGTTGCTTCCTTCAATGGTATCAATCAGTATGTAATCGTGTCACAGGATATTCCTGAATATGATTTCACTATAGAAATGTGGGTGAAGACCACTACTGCCAACACCGGCATCTTCAGTGTGACCGACGGATATCTTGGCTCTAACGGACATGACCGGCACATTTTTCTAAGCAACGGGCAATTGAGTGTTCGCATATATCCCAGTTACTCGTGGAATTCAGGAATTCAAATTAACGACGGTCAATGGCACCACATCGCGCTGACAGTGCAAACGGGCATTGGTCAGAAAATTTATGTGGATGGCATTCAGTCAAACTTCTCCAACAATGATGATCATTCTGATTTTGACTGGCAAACTGAATTCAACATCGGATTTTCATCAGATATTTCTTCAAATTTTTTCAATGGACAAATCGATAATGTGCGTATCTGGAGTGAAGCAAGATCGCAGAGTGAACTCAGGAACAATATGCTTTCTGAAACACCTTCGTCTTCAACTAATCTTGTTTACCAGGCTTTACTGAATGGCAACCTGGACGCCACTGCAGGAAGTAATGGTTCAGCACCCAATGGCATCACTTATACAGGAGCTGATTTTTACACTTATGCCTGGACGGGAACAGGTGCGCCTGCGGCTGCCAATAGCGTTACACAAACTACAGCACCTCTTTTTGCAAGCGGTGCTTACAGTGTAACCGCTTCCGCCGGTTTATGTGGCAACTCAGCAAGTGCTTCGTCTAATGTGGTCGTGTTGCCTTCTACGGAATATTATCCGGATACGGATGGCGACGGATTTGGCGATGCCGGTTCACCGTTGGTTTTACTCTGCGCTATTCCAGTAAGTGGATACTCCCTTAACAACGATGATTGCAATGATGCACTCTCATCAGTGCATCCGGGAGCTATTGACATCTGCAACAGCATCGACGATAATTGCAATGGCATAACAGATGAAAATTCAGTGAGCGCCATTGTCACAGCAGGTGGGCCTACCACTTTCTGCTCATGGTCATCTGTTAATCTTTCTGCGAGTACTTCGGGAGCAGGCTCCTTAAGCTACCAATGGCTGAATGAAAGCAGTGTTATTCCAGGTGCAACAACTACTGCCTACAATACCAATGTAACAGGTAATTATGCAATGGTAATTAGCAATGGTATTTGCACCGATACTTCCAGCAGCATGTCCGTAAATGTATTGGCGAAGCCGGATGCTGCCATCACTCCTTCCGGCATCGTGAGTGCCTGCAAAGAAGTGGCCGTAACATTCAATGCCAATACGGGAGCGGGGTATACTTACCAATGGTATAAAGGAACAGTGATGATACCTGGCGCCACCACTGCAACCCACATTTCCATGGGAAGCAAGCAGGGTTATTACAACGTGTTGGTTACAGCACCAAACGGTTGTTACAATCATTCTGATTCTACCCAGCTCATCCGCCTGAATGTTCCGCCTTCTGTCATCAACATTCTCAATCCGGCAGACAATCCTGATTTGTGTATCAATGGAAAAGTAAAAATGCGGGGAACAGGTGGTACCGGCTTCACGTATCTGTGGCTCAAAAACAATGTGTCAACGGGAGTTACCACACGCGACTATACTGTTACTGAAGAAGGAAATTACAAGGTGCAGATTACCAACCCTTATAATTGCAGCAAAACTTCCACTGCCGTTTCTGTATTCAGTTCCTGCCGCGATAACAATAGTATTGCTACAGCTGTTACTCCGGTAATGAGTGTTTATCCTAATCCAACGGATGGCCATTTTGCAGTCAGTCTATCACTCTTCAACTCATTTAATGGTGATGCAACAGTTGAAGTCCTCAACATGCTGGGACAGATTGTGCAGAGTGAAACAGTTCCGGTAACGGATGGTGAGTTGTTTAAAGAAATGTTTATGGGAAATGAAATACCCGCTGCCACTTACATGTTGCGTATTGTTGCCGATGGACAGGTGTTTAAAGAGCAGGTAGTGGTGCAGTATTAA
- a CDS encoding response regulator, translating into MDENYLLRVLILDDEVPSLQLIQILLQQQPCIKIIAAVQRVSEAIAIMNSQTIDLLVLDIELKGESGFDLIDKTKEISFEFVCLAATKDHAFKAFEYGSAGYLLKPVNEKELRNCFSRLRKSKPYIQPVPPLISGSRP; encoded by the coding sequence ATGGACGAAAATTATTTGCTTCGTGTCCTCATTCTGGACGATGAAGTTCCTTCCTTACAACTCATTCAGATACTTTTACAACAACAGCCTTGCATTAAGATTATAGCGGCAGTTCAGCGGGTGAGTGAAGCCATTGCAATCATGAATTCGCAAACTATCGATCTGCTGGTGCTCGATATCGAACTGAAAGGAGAATCAGGATTCGATCTTATAGACAAAACGAAAGAAATCTCTTTTGAATTCGTATGCCTGGCCGCCACAAAAGACCATGCCTTCAAAGCATTCGAATATGGAAGCGCAGGTTATTTGCTGAAACCTGTGAATGAAAAGGAACTGAGGAATTGTTTTTCCCGCCTTCGAAAATCCAAACCATACATACAACCGGTTCCACCGCTCATAAGCGGGAGCCGACCGTAA